The following coding sequences lie in one Ictalurus furcatus strain D&B chromosome 7, Billie_1.0, whole genome shotgun sequence genomic window:
- the pcdh7b gene encoding protocadherin-7b isoform X3, producing the protein MRNTGTTDCLCYCFLLLQLLTQPAAKQVLRYRLAEEGPADVRVGNVAADLGIVAGSGDVTFTLESGSEYFKIDNITGDLSTNERRIDREKLQQCQMIFDENECFIDFEVSVIGPAQSWVDLFEGKVIILDINDNTPSFPSPVLTLSVEENRPIGTLYLLPTATDRDFGRNGIERYELIQDSGESSVRRIGSGGSTNVDSHMGKRRFAEGASRSSVFELQVADTTDGEKQPQLIIKGALDREQRDSYELTLRVRDGGDPPRSSQAILRVMITDVNDNSPRFEKSVYEADLPENSSPGAPILQLRAMDADVGVNGQIEYVFGAATESVRQLLRLDESTGWLSVLHRIDREEVSQLRFTVMARDRGQPPKTDKATMIINIKDENDNVPNIDIRKIGRIYLRDGVANVAEDVVVDTPIALVQVSDRDKGPNGIVTCTVVGDVPFQLKPASEIEGDMNKKKYFLHTSAPLDYEAVQEYNVVIVAVDSGSPSLSANNSLIVKVGDMNDNPPIFSKSTMEVSFPENNAPGERVLNVVALDADSGKNAEIAYSLDSSVNGIFSVDPDSGDIRVNTILDREQTERYEFKVIAKDKGVPVLQGSATVVVLVADKNDNEPKFMQDVFTFYIKENLQPNSPVGMVTVMDADKGHNAEMSLYIEEEEEIFSIENNTGTIFSTVAFDREQKTTYSFRVKAVDGGDPSRSATATVSLFIMDENDNPPTVTFPLNSSYTLLPPSSSMKTVVRTVIATDTDTGINADLRYSIVGGNPFRLFEIDAATGVILLVSKLEQKHYGLHRLVVQVNDSGVPSQSTTTLVHIYVNETVSNATIVEAKIAKSLGTPLNADIAGDPNYDLGKQRLSIAIGVVSGIMTVILIILIVVMARYCRPKNKNGYEAGKKDHEDFFTPQQHDKNKKPKKDKNKRKSKQPLYSSIVTVEASKPNGQRYDGINEKLSDSPGMGRYRSVNGGPGSPDLARHYKSSSPLPTVQLHPQSPTAGKKHQAVQDLPPANTFVGTGDNISIGSDHCSEYSSQTLNKYNKQTLGPCRM; encoded by the coding sequence ATGAGGAATACTGGCACGACGGACTGTTTGTGCTACTGCTTTCTGCTACTGCAGCTGCTGACTCAGCCTGCGGCCAAGCAAGTGCTGCGCTACCGCCTGGCTGAGGAAGGTCCCGCCGATGTGCGCGTTGGGAACGTGGCTGCCGACCTCGGCATCGTCGCCGGCTCCGGGGATGTGACTTTCACCCTTGAGTCTGGCTCTGAGTACTTCAAGATCGACAACATCACCGGCGATTTGAGCACCAACGAGCGGCGCATTGACCGCGAGAAGCTGCAGCAGTGTCAGATGATATTCGACGAGAATGAGTGCTTTATAGACTTCGAGGTGTCCGTGATCGGGCCCGCACAGAGCTGGGTAGACCTATTCGAGGGCAAGGTCATCATTTTGGACATAAACGACAACACACCGTCTTTCCCGTCGCCTGTGCTCACTCTGTCCGTGGAGGAAAATAGGCCAATCGGCACGCTTTATCTCTTGCCCACGGCCACTGACAGGGATTTCGGCAGAAACGGGATAGAGAGGTACGAGTTGATTCAGGACAGCGGAGAAAGCTCTGTGCGCCGGATAGGCTCTGGAGGCTCTACTAATGTCGACTCACATATGGGCAAAAGAAGATTTGCCGAAGGCGCGAGTCGGAGTAGTGTGTTTGAACTTCAGGTCGCTGATACTACAGATGGAGAGAAACAGCCGCAGCTGATTATTAAAGGCGCACTGGATAGAGAGCAGCGCGACTCTTATGAGCTGACTCTGCGCGTCAGGGATGGCGGCGACCCTCCACGCTCCTCTCAAGCCATCCTCAGAGTGATGATTACAGATGTGAATGACAACAGCCCGCGTTTTGAGAAGAGCGTGTATGAGGCAGACCTACCTGAGAACAGCTCCCCTGGCGCCCCCATCCTCCAGCTTAGGGCAATGGATGCTGATGTTGGGGTTAATGGCCAGATTGAATATGTTTTCGGGGCAGCCACTGAGTCAGTGCGGCAACTGCTGCGGTTAGACGAGAGCACAGGCTGGCTTAGTGTATTACATAGGATTGATCGTGAGGAAGTAAGTCAACTGCGATTCACGGTCATGGCCCGTGACCGTGGTCAGCCTCCTAAGACAGACAAGGCAACGATGATTATCAATATCAAAGATGAAAATGACAACGTCCCAAATATCGACATAAGAAAAATTGGACGCATTTACCTAAGAGATGGTGTGGCAAATGTAGCAGAGGACGTAGTGGTAGACACACCTATTGCACTAGTACAAGTGTCTGATCGTGACAAGGGACCGAATGGTATCGTGACATGCACCGTGGTTGGTGATGTGCCCTTCCAACTAAAGCCTGCGAGTGAGATAGAGGGTGAcatgaacaaaaagaaatatttcCTGCACACGTCAGCACCACTTGACTATGAAGCCGTCCAGGAGTATAACGTCGTCATAGTTGCTGTGGATTCAGGCAGCCCCAGTCTGTCTGCAAATAACTCATTAATCGTGAAAGTTGGCGACATGAATGACAATCCACCTATCTTTAGCAAAAGCACAATGGAGGTCTCATTTCCAGAGAACAATGCTCCTGGTGAACGTGTACTGAATGTAGTGGCCTTGGATGCAGACAGTGGTAAAAATGCAGAAATCGCATACTCACTGGACTCCTCTGTGAATGGAATATTTTCCGTTGACCCAGACAGTGGTGACATTCGTGTTAACACAATACTTGATAGAGAGCAAACAGAGCGCTATGAGTTCAAAGTAATCGCCAAAGACAAAGGTGTGCCTGTTTTACAGGGCTCAGCTACAGTGGTGGTACTGGTGGCAGACAAGAACGACAATGAACCGAAATTTATGCAGGATGTTTTTACTTTCTATATAAAGGAGAACCTGCAACCCAACAGCCCCGTAGGCATGGTAACAGTAATGGATGCAGACAAGGGACATAATGCTGAGATGAGCCTCTACattgaggaagaggaagaaattTTCTCCATTGAGAACAACACAGGAACCATATTTTCTACTGTAGCATTTGACCGTGAACAGAAAACCACCTACTCGTTCCGTGTTAAGGCTGTTGATGGTGGGGACCCATCCCGATCAGCCACGGCCACCGTCTCACTTTTTATCATGGACGAAAATGATAACCCACCAACAGTCACATTTCCCCTTAACAGCTCCTATACTCTTTTACCTCCATCCAGCAGTATGAAAACAGTTGTCCGAACAGTTATAGCTACCGATACTGACACAGGCATCAACGCTGACCTCAGGTACAGCATAGTAGGAGGCAATCCCTTCAGGTTATTTGAGATTGACGCTGCCACTGGAGTTATTTTATTAGTTAGTAAGCTAGAGCAGAAACACTACGGCCTTCACCGCCTTGTAGTGCAAGTTAATGACAGTGGGGTTCCTTCACAGAGCACCACCACACTAGTGCATATCTATGTCAATGAAACAGTCTCCAATGCCACCATAGTCGAAGCTAAAATCGCCAAGAGCCTCGGTACACCCCTTAATGCTGATATTGCCGGAGACCCCAACTATGACCTGGGCAAGCAGCGTTTAAGCATTGCTATCGGAGTGGTGTCTGGCATCATGACtgtcatcctcatcatcctcattgTGGTCATGGCCCGCTACTGCAGGCCCAAGAACAAGAATGGGTATGAGGCTGGTAAAAAAGACCATGAGGACTTCTTCACCCCACAGCAGCATGACAAGAACAAGAAACCCAAAAAAGACAAGAACAAAAGGAAGTCTAAGCAGCCTCTCTACAGCAGTATTGTCACAGTCGAAGCATCAAAGCCTAATGGACAGCGCTATGATGGCATCAATGAGAAACTCTCTGACAGCCCTGGAATGGGGCGTTATCGCTCTGTTAATGGTGGGCCTGGAAGCCCAGACCTTGCCCGCCACTACAAGTCCAGCTCACCTCTACCTACAGTTCAGCTTCATCCACAGTCACCCACAGCAGGGAAAAAACACCAGGCTGTTCAGGATCTGCCACCGGCCAACACCTTTGTCGGCACCGGAGATAACATATCCATTGGATCTGACCACTGCTCTGAGTACAGCAGCCAAACCCTCAACAAGTACAACAAGCAG